In Mauremys reevesii isolate NIE-2019 linkage group 13, ASM1616193v1, whole genome shotgun sequence, the sequence aaactagtcacattgaaataaggtgttattgggctgttaggaatacagtcCTTTCCTGAAAATCACCACATGGAGCTGCAATTGATttataccagatgaggatctgaccCTTCGTCATTGTTCAGTCTCTCTGTCATACCTACAATCAGtgtgaaataaacatttttaagatGTCATGTAGCATTGCACCTTCACCCTAATGAGTCTTCTATTTTAGTGATGTCTGCAGAAAGAAAACATATAAttgctgagaaagaaagaaagaaagaaagaatgaatgaATGTGGGTCCATTCATCCAGATAGAAATTGAAAATCAGATACGGAAAATCAAAGCAACACTGAATTCCTCCAAAGTTTTCTTTCCAGTGGGAAAGAAATGCTTCTTAGCCATTAAAAGTTCCATTCTTGAAATTAATCCCATGGGGCAAAGAGTTAAGAACATGCAGACTGGTTAGGAACTTTAGTCTCCTCTTCAGATTCACAGACAAAGAATATGTATTTGAAAGTGAAGAATGGGCCAGATCgcctgctggtgtaaatccccAGTAGCTCCATTGGAGTTAATGAGGCCTAATTCCCCAGCTGGTGAAAACTACATAGTCCATCCGCATCTCAtccccagctagtgtaaatcaaagGTTCATATCTCCACTTGGCGTAAAAAGCCCTAACTACTTGGAACTCAGTGGAACTGTATCAATTAATAACAATTTAGGCCATATCTAGGAGTTTTTATTGTTTGCCTCTGGCTCCTTTTTAGTAATCAACATCAAAAAGCCAGGGCAGCCTGAGCTGTGGCTTCCTGTGGTGCCTGCATCCCAAGAGTTGCTGATGAAATGCAGGAGAAAAACATCTCTGCTCTCCAAGAGCTGTTTATGTGGCGTTATTGAAGGAACAGGCTATTCCAGGCCAGCTGGGGCTCTGGTGCCACTGGGCTCTGAGCTATTGTAGGTCACATGTCTGTGCATCAAATACATATTTTATTCTTCAGTCtccttgggatgccacttgtcaTTCAGCCCTGACTTGTTTCTGGCCAAGAGTCCTTCCAAGGATGCTGCCATCATATGGGATTCAGAGTGGGCCATTTCCTCCTCTGGGGGGTTAGGTTTGGTTAGGGCTGGTTATCAGGGTGGTTTCTTCCCTAGGTGAGATCTGAGCTGGGCTTACAGCCCTGGAGACCAGATTCAGCTATTTAACTGAGAATTCCGGCAATGGACTGTCAGATGCTTCTCAGGCTGGGAAACATTCCACAAAGACCAACACTGTAAGTTTGCTATTTCAGTTAATATGGTTGGGTTTTAATATACTGGAGGAAATGTAATAATAGAACTATGAATTACATTGAAACTCTAAGACTTTTACAATCATTTAAGAAAACATCTAGAGCTCATTTTTTCGTAgcagaaaaaaattcaatttttataGACATTGtggaaaccaaaatattttttttaggtTTTGAGCATCGAGAACCAAACAATTGCTATTAAAAACTGCTGAAAGCTGGAAAAAAATCCctgaattttttgaaaaaaaaaaggttttttttgccAATACATGTGTTGTTTTTATGGATAGCAAAGACTTCacaggaaaatattttcaattgAAAATCCAGTTTTCCTTTTGAATAATTTAAACAGATAGGAAACTTAGATTGAAAACAAACAGATTGGAAACAGATTGAAAATTTAGTGCAGACTGGAAATGTATAATTAAACCAGGATGCTAACATTTATATTCTCCAATAACACCAAAATTACAAACCCATTCACTCTATTTCAATCGTAAGGTAGAGAGCAAAGTTGATACCCACAGAATATGCGTTACACATGCAGGCACCTTTAGACTTAGGCACAGACAGCTGGAGCCCCCAGCCAAAGCCTGTCTCTACCCAAGGACATAGAGGAGGGCAGAGGGACtagaccccagctctcctgctctAGCACCATATCCTCTGTCCCACACTGATGCCTGCTCAACAGACAGCACACTCACATAGTAAGACACAGCCAATAACCCAGAGATTTTAAACCCAAAGTAGACAGAGCAGAGAAAGAgatggaggggaaactgaggcttagGCAGGAGAAGTGACCAGCCCAATGTCACACAGCTGGTCattggcagaaccaggaatagaaatTAAGTCTCCTGATGGCCACTGACCCACACAGCACAGACAGAAGGTCACAGTGGCAAATGACACAACAGAGAATTAGCTGAGAATTAGCTATTAGCCCCTCATCACAGAGAGGTGGAAATGCAGCTGGGATCTGGTGCCACAAATCAGTTTTGGAAGCAGGAAGCAGGCTGTCTATGTGGCGCTGCAGTGGAATCCTTACAACTGAGCTGTCATATGGGAAGCTTCGTGAAAGCGGCAATATTGCACCATTAGCATTTTAGTATGTTAACTCTACATTCAAGTTTACAGCCTGCTGTCTGACTAAGAGGGGGATCATCTTGGCTAGAATTCGTGGGTTTGGGTGTGCTTTGTCCATCCTTCATACTGTATTTTATTATGCCACAtcctgagccagattttcagataaGCTTAAAATCAGATAGAGAAGCTCTCTGCAACACTGAATTCCTCCACAGTTCTGTCCCCAATAGGAATTAACCACTCTGTAACCCTTAAAAGTGCCATCCTTGCAATTAATCCCTTGCGTCAAAGACCAAAGAAAGTGCAAACGGGTTTGGAACTTTGGTCTCCTCAGATCAGATTCGCAGGCAAAGAATATGGATTTGAAACAATTTATGGGCccgatccccagctggtgtagatCTGCAGTAGCACCAGCAGAGTTAATGAAGCCAGATTCCCCAGCTGGTGAAAACGGACATACTTCCATGGACGTCTTAGAGCCAGATTCCCAGCGAATGTAAATCAAAGAAGCTCCATTGAAATCTAAAGGGCACATCTCCACTCGGCTTAAAGAGTCCAAATTATTCGAAATTGTATCAATTTACATGGTTTGAGAACGTTGCACTGAGCTTTTAGTGTTTGCCTCAGGTGGCATCTTTGTGACCAACATCAAACAGACCAAGCAGCCTGAGCTGTGGGTTCCTCTGAtggctgcatcccaagagccccagaTGCAACATAGGGGGAAAAACATTTTTGCTCTCTCAGAGCTGATTATGTGGCATTAATGAAGGAACAGGCTAttccaggctggctggggagctGACGCCACTGGGCTCTGAGCTATTGTGAGCATGTCTGTGTTACAAAGATATAGTCTATTCTTCAGTCTCCTTGGGAAACTTGTGGGGCATCAGCCCTGCCATTTCTTTAGCCAAGGGTACTTCCAGGCATGCTGCAATCGTGTGAGATCCAGGTAGGTGCTGTCCCCTCTCTGTGGGGATAGGGTCAGCTAGGGCAGGATGTCAGGGTGGTTTGCTTCTGAGATTAGGTCAGAGCTGGCCTCACAGCCCTGAATTCTGGGTTCAGTACTTTAGCCGCAGAACAAGCACATACTGAGCTGTGATCATGTTTGACATGAAAATCCAAGAGACTTCCAATGGGAATTCAGCACCCAACAATCACATACTCAGTTGTGTCCATGTTTGAAGAGTGCAGAAGCTGTGATTTGTTATGCAGCTTGGAAAAGCTTCACCCCTCAGCCAAGCCTGTCTGAGGACGAGAGCAGGGAGCTCCCATCTGTAGAGTGGGTCCCTGTCTTCTGGGAACTGCAGAAAGACCCAGCATCATAGGAAATATGGTgaaggggcagagaaacagcagcTGGATAAATCAGTCATGGGGCATTATTGACAGGTACACAAACAGGCAATGACTGAAGAATCCTCGTGGTGGACTGTCAAATGCATCACAATTTAGAGAATATTCCACAGAGACAACACAGTAAGTTTGCCAGGAGCAATTAAAtattattatatttaaatatatttcgAGCTCCTCAGAGTCTTtgctttttccccccagcagacaACAGTTGACTTTTCATAGAAATTgtgaaaaccaaaactttttttctttctgttcattGAGAACCAGACAATTTCAGGTAAACTGCTTAAAACAGAAACATTGtcactgaatttaaaaaagacTTTTCCAGTACATAGGTTGTTTTTCAAAAATAGCAGAGACTTCCTAGGAACATGTCTCAGTTTAAAATCCagttttcctttgaaataatttaaactgaaaatgtcTGAATACCCCAGATTGGATTTGTAGATTTCAACGGGGGTAGGAACACTGATATAGTCCAATAATTGTACAATTTGAACCCAGTCACTCCATTGCAACTTTGTTTATTTCTGTTTCAAAGGGACACTTCTTGAATGGTAAAACTGAGTAAGCAGCAAAGTTGGCAGCCAAGAGCATGGGTATTAAACATACTAGCACCTTAGACAGAGAACAAGGAATTGAAGTCCCCAGGAAACATGGTGAcggggcagagaaacagcagcTGGATAAATCAGTAATGGGGCATTATTAACAGGTACACAAACAGGGAATGATAGAAGAGTGTCAAATGCATCACAAATTAAAGAATATTCCACAGAAACAACACAGTAAGTTTGCTATGTGCAATTAAATATagttatatttaaatatatttagagCTTCTCAGAgtcttttctttttccccctcagtgattatttctctttcaaagggACAGTTGTCGAATGGTAAAACTGAGTAAGCAGCAAAGTTGGCAGGAAATATCATGGGTATTAAACATACTAGCGCCTTAGATAGAGAACAGTGAATTGAATTCCCCAACCAAAGCCTGTTTCTCTTATCCCTGCCCAAGGACATGGAGCATGTCAATGGGACTAGAACTGAGATATTCTGCTCTAGCGCTGTATCCTCTGTCCTACAGTGCTGCCCGCTAAAAAGAAAGGTTGTAAATGGGGGCAGTGAACATACATATAATAAGACACTGCTCATCCCCCACAGAACTCACGGTCCAAGAAGACAAGGCAGAGAATGgatggaggggaaacagaggcacagggaggggaagtgactggcccaaagtcacagagcaggtcagtggcaagGCAAGAACAGAGCCCAAGTCTCCTGATGGCAACTGACCTGCACACCCCGAAAGTGACAGAGCCAAATGACACAGCAGAGAGGTAGCGGAGCGATGCTGCTAGCCCATCGGTACAAAGAGATGGAAATGCAGTCAGGATTTGGTGTCATAAATCAATACATTttaaagcagctggcaatctacgTGGTGTTGCAGTGAAATCGTTACAGGTGAGCTGTCATACACAATGCCAAGTCCATCTCATATTTCCATGAAAAGAGGATATCAGGCAGTGTTGGCATTTTAGCATTTTAGTCCAGAGCCTGCTCTTCGTAGCAATAGGGGATCCCTCTTGGCTAGAATTGTTGTACTGGAATTGTACTTTGCTCCATCCTTCACACAGCATTTTACTAAACTACATCATGAGCCATTGACTTTAAGGGAGCTGCGCCAATTAACATTCATATGATAAGTCACCACTCGTAGTTAATAGCAGTGATGAATGCTGTGCATTGTTGACACTCACATAATATTGTTGCGGGAAATCAGGGACACTCCCTCTGTCACTGTAATTCCCCACTGTCTTTGTCCTTCCCTCTGCAGCCATCACACAATGAACTGAGAAAgaaatgtccaaccaaaccacCCTGACTGAGTTCCTTCTTCTGGGATTCTCTGACGTTcaggagctgcagattttgcactttgtgGTGTTCCTGGTGATTTACCTGGCAGCCCTGAtggggaatcttctcatcatcacagccgtagccctcagcccccatcttcaaacccccatgtacttcttcctggtgaATCTGTCTATCCTAGACTTTGGCTCCATCTCCGTTACtatccccaaatccatggccaacTCCCTCATGAAAACCAGGGTGATTTCTTATCCTGGATGTGTTGCCCAAgtctttctctttttcctcttcgcTGCAACTGATCTTGCCTTACTCACCATCATGGCATACGACCGATAtgtcgccatctgccaaccactgcactatgagagagtgatgaacaggagagcttgtgtccaaatggcagccagtgcctggattaCTAGTATTGTCTACTCTGCCCTGCACACTGGCAATACCTTCAGGTTACCCTTCTGCCAGTCCAATGTCATcaaccagttcttctgtgaaattcCTCAACTACTCAAGCTCACCTGCTCTGACTCATACCTAAGTGAAGTTTGGGCTCTTGCCTTCGGTGTGTTTTTAGGTttaaactgctttgtttttataattgtgtcttatgttcagatcttcaaaactgtgctgagaatcccttctgagcagggccggcataaagccttctccacctgccttcctcacctcactgtggtctctttgttgcttttcactGGCATCTTTGCCTACCTAaaacccacctccagctcagcATCAGGTCTGGACCTTGTGGTGGGTGTTCTCTATTCCCTGGTGCCTCCAGTGATGAATCcgatcatctacagcatgaggaacaaggagatgAAAGCTGCATTGAAGAAACTGATTGTGTGGAGGTTATTCCCCAAGAGTTAAAATGTCCATCCCTTCAACTTGACTGTGATTTCATTCTGAGTTTCTTTGTAGATATAATCAACTGATGACAAAATTGTCTCTCTGAGAATATAGGGTGGAATCTGTTGATGAAATCATGAAATCTGGactagcttcactgaagtcaaatgagTTTGTATAAGATTCCACCAGTGTACATAAGATCAGAATCTATCTACATATGCATCTATCTACCTGTCATAGGGATTTATAGGGCTATTGTCACCTATAAGATGGGGTATGAGAGTTTTGGCTTGAATGTTTGcttgtttctttttcattttgtttgattttgttGATTCATTTGTTGACTTGTTCCTTTGTTCCAGGTGGctttttggggggagagaggagcttTGCAGGATGGAGTATGTCTGACTAAATGGTGGTATCCATTTGTTTTGTCATCTATTCAAGGTGTCAATGTCAGAATCACCTTGATGGGGTTTTCTGAGAGACCTGAAGTTTTGCTTTTCCCATTGATGAAGAATTGAAAAAAAGTTTCTGCAGGTGTCTGTTCAAGTGATGATTTTAATGCTGATGGGATTTTATTGTGTCATTTATGATGTATTAGGGCACCTAGAGCCTTATATGACTATATGTATTATtgctatttatttaaatttattaaaataaataaatactgtatTGTTCTTCCTATGGTGGAAAGGTATCTGGAAGAGAAAGGTATTAAAATGTTTCCTAAAGACAAACTAAGTCTGAATAATAAGACCAAATTTTGATTTCAACAAACTACTGCAGTGATCCATCTGGAAATGCTCATATTTTCTCCATTATTATTTGGATAATTATTTGGATAATTATTGGATAATTATTTGGATAATATTATTGGATAATTATTTGGATAATTCTCCAAATGTGTCGAGATCACCAAAGCTGGCTGCTGTTagtattattaattaatatttattaaacCATGTTTGTTCATGGTTGTGTGTATTACATATACAATAGATAAAATAAGAtcatgtagatagatagatagatagatagatagatagatagatagatagatcatgAAAAATCAATGGCAATTTATCGTGCCTCTTTTTCTGTCTCTGACTGTTAATGTCCAACTTATAATTTTCCTGTGACTATTTATTAATTGTTGTTATTTCTTTGAATATTTCTTACTCCACTACTCTTTTACAAGAACTTCATTACATGCACTGCCTGGTAGCTTTGAGCCATTTAAAATTATTACATTATAACATGCTCTATTTCTTTGCCTGACTGGATACAATGaattttcttaaaaacaaatctACTCAGTTGGTCTAAATCAtagttgtgatgggttggattgCAGAAACCCCcatgggagctgccacccgatgtgccaagactacttctacccctgcctcccccaggtgttaatacatactctgattttattaaataaacaaagtaagatttaagtggttccctctagtaacagacagaacaaagtaagtcacagaacaaaataaaataaaatgtgcaaatctttgtctaatcaaactgaatacagatatgAGCCTCAGCattcccagaatgctcccttttataGACTaacttttagcctgggtccagcaatcactcacactacTTGTCGtcactgccctttgttccagttgCTTCCACGTATCCCTGGGCGGtggggaggctctctctttagccagctgaagacaaaatgcagGCGTATCCAGGGCTGCCAATTAGACaaggagccattgatcactacccattgagcctgatgatctagccagctttctatccaccttatagtccattcatccagtccatacctctttaacttgctggcaagaatattgtgggagactataacaaaagctttgctaaagtcaaggaataacacatccactgttttcccttcatccacagacccagttatagattcatagattcatagactggaagggacctcgagaggtcatcgagtccagtcccctgccctcatggcaggaccaaaattgtctagaccatccctgatagacatttatctaacgtactcttaaatatctccagagatggagattccacatattctctaggcaatttatgccagtgtttaaccaccctgacagttaggaactttttcctaatgtccaacctgaatctcccttgctgcagtttaagcccattgcttcttgttctaaaGTGAAcatgttttctccctcctcctgatgacacccttttagaaacctgaaaactgctatcatgtcccctcccagTCTTGTCTTttgcaaactaaacaaacccaattctttcagccttccttcgtaggtcatgttctcaagacatttaatcattcttgttgctcttctctggaccctctccaatttctccacatctttcttgaaatgcggtgcccagaactggacacaatactccagttgaggcctaaagAGCGCAGAGTAGactggaagaatgacttcttgtgtcctgctcacaacacacctgttaatgtatcccagaatcacgtttgctttttttgcaacagcatcacactgttgactcatatttagcttgtggtccactctaacccctagatccctttctgccgtccTCCTTCCTAGACAATCTCTTCCcgttctgtatgtgtgaaactgattgttccttcctaactggagcactttgcatttgtctttattaaacttcatgctgtttacctcagaccatttctccaatgtgtccagatcattttgaattatgaccctgtcctccaaagcagttgcagtccctcccagtttggtatcatctgcaaacttaataagcgtactttctatgccaacatctaagtcgttgatgaagatattgaatagagctggtcccaaaacagacccctgtggaaccccacttgttatacctttccagcaggattgggaaccattaataactactctctgagtacagttatagagccagttatgcacccaccttatggtagccccatctaaattgtatttgtctagattatcgataagaatataatgcgagaccgtatcaaatgccttattaaagtctaggtatatcacatccaccacttttcccttatccacaagacttgttatcctatcaaagaaagctatcagatttgtTTGTCATTATATGTTCTTTACAAATAAATGCTGGCTATTCcatatcaccttaccaccttccatgtgtttgcagatgatttccttaattactatctcctcatagaaggcaattaggttagtcaggcatgacttgcccttggggagtccatgctgactgttcctgatcactttcctctcctctaagtgcttcagaattgattctttgaggacctgctccatgatttttccagggactgaggtgaggctgactggcctgtagttccccgatcctccttcttcccttttttaaacatgggcactacattagcctttttccagtcattcgagacctcccccaattgccatgatttttcaaagataatggccaatggctgtacaatcacatccaccaacttctttagcacctttggatgcagcacatctggctCCATGTGCTCGTGCTGCTTTTCAAAATGGTCCAGAACCTCTTCTTTCTCCGCAGAGGgatggtcacctcctctccatactgtgctgcccagtggaatagtctgggagctgaccttgtttgcgAAGACATaggcaaaaaaaacattgagtacataaactttttccatatcctctctcactaggttgcctcccgcattcagtaaggggctaacactttccctgaccttcttcttgctcctaacatacctgaagaaaactttcttgttactcttaacatcccttgctagctgcaattccaagtgtgatttggccttcttgatttcactcctgcatgcctgagcaatatttttattcttctacttggtcatttgtccaagcttccacttcttgtaagcttcttttttgtgttgaagatcagcaaggatctcactgttaagccaagctggttgcctgccatatttactattctttctacacatcgggatggtttgttcctgtaacctcaataagaattctttaaaatacagtcagctctcctggactcctttccccctcatgttattctcccaggggatcctgcccataagttccctgagggagtcaaagtctgcttttctgaagtccagggtccatattctgctccTTTACTTTCTTTTTGAGTCAGGATCCTGACTCGACCATATCATGGTCACtgtctcccaggttcccatccacttttgctacctctactaattcttcccggtttgtgagcagcaggtcaagaagagctctgccaccagttggttcctccagcacttgcagcAGGAAAATTTCCCTTTTTGTCCTAGATTTTGAATGACCTTGGTCATTGTGAAAATCAAACCTATGGCACACTCAGAAAACCCTGTCAAAGTGAtagtagaatatcagggttggaagggacctcaggaggtcatctagtccaaccgctgctcaaagtaggaccaatccccaaacaaaTCATCTCAGCTACAGCTTTGTCaagactgcccctgcccccaagatGCTAAAGGACCTCCTGTACCAGTGCAAAACCATCTCATTCAATGGGTGTCTGACCCAAATATTctgcctgatcttaaaaacctctaagaaaggagattccaccacctccctaggtaacccattgcagtgtttcactgccctcctagtgaaaaagtttttcctaatatccaacctaaacctcccccactacagattgaaaccattactccttgttctgtcatctgctaccactgagaacagtctagtgCCAGCCTCTTTGGAAGCCTGTTTCagggagttgaaagcagctatcaaatcccccttcattcttctcttctgcagactaaaaaatcccagttccctcagcctctcattcTAAGTGATGTGCCCCAGTCTccttctcatttttgttgccctcagctggactctttccaatttttccacatcctttttgtagtgtggggatGAAAACGTGGcacagttctccagatgaggcctcaccaatgtcaaatagaggggaatgatatACCATTATCTTTTAGACTGAAGAGTTCAGAAAACAATCTGGTCCTTCAGATCTGGTTTTAGCAGATGGTATTTTAGCTTTAGAGCTGGCAGAGGAACCTAACAGCAGTTTCATTAAAACTTTTTaatcatacattttaaaatattgatgaaAACATTCTCAGACACTGGGATCCAGGCTGGGAATATTAGCAATGTGCTTTGCATAGCCACAAATGGCTTTAAATGGTCAGAAACAAGTGACCTACAGTCACTTTGGCTGAGGTTTTCAAAGCCAGCTCTAGGAGGTGAACCTCCCATCCCCATTCATTTTACTGGGAATTTGGCATCTCAGTCCCTTAGAGAGCCAGGAATATCTCAACCTTCATATTTGTAATCATGTATTTAAAGTATTTCTAGCAGCCCCACGGCTGTAGTACATGAGAATCTCAAGATATTTAAAGTAATTATTTTAATACTGTCCAGTGAGATAAGGAAGCAGCATTATTCCCATTgggatgggaaattgaggcacagagaggataaGGGCCAGGCTTCTAAAGGTGCTCAGACCCCAAAAATATAGACAGgtgcccagtgggattttcagaagtgctcagctgcCTTAAGAAGGCAgaacacctttaaaaatgtgcTCTAAGTGACTCTTGTAAGGTTGGACAGGGCGTGTGTGACAACGTAGGGAATGAAACCTGCATCTCTGCAGTGGCAGGCTGCTATCCTAAGGACACGATCATCCTTCCTCATCTGCTGAGAGGATAGGGCTGATGCTGATCAATCCAGCACATACTCGGCCCTTAGCAATATTCCTGATGTCTCACCCAGTGCTCTGTGTGAAGCTGATTTCCATGAGTATCATGTACCAGGTGTATGAGTTTTGTCTGCAATTCTTTTGAAACAAGTAGCTGGTGTGTACCTCATAGCACACAGCCATCGAGCATCCTTGGGCATGTAAATGCCAGGCACAACTTCCATTGGGA encodes:
- the LOC120380978 gene encoding olfactory receptor 14C36-like yields the protein MSNQTTLTEFLLLGFSDVQELQILHFVVFLVIYLAALMGNLLIITAVALSPHLQTPMYFFLVNLSILDFGSISVTIPKSMANSLMKTRVISYPGCVAQVFLFFLFAATDLALLTIMAYDRYVAICQPLHYERVMNRRACVQMAASAWITSIVYSALHTGNTFRLPFCQSNVINQFFCEIPQLLKLTCSDSYLSEVWALAFGVFLGLNCFVFIIVSYVQIFKTVLRIPSEQGRHKAFSTCLPHLTVVSLLLFTGIFAYLKPTSSSASGLDLVVGVLYSLVPPVMNPIIYSMRNKEMKAALKKLIVWRLFPKS